A genomic window from Bdellovibrio sp. SKB1291214 includes:
- a CDS encoding LysR family transcriptional regulator, whose amino-acid sequence MAVKTTTQDFQWLNYHHLHYFFTIAQEGSIAKAAEKLKIGQPTLSTQLKQLEESLGKPLFERSKQRLHLTEAGRIAFEYAQQVFSLGSEMVEVLQDRLQNNRVHVQIGALDSVPKDITHKVIMQAYKAGNCNVSVVEGSGDQLLRELENHHVDLLLSNYAPSTDFQSVYAKSIAKLPVVVCASEKFKHLKKNFPQSLEGQPFVIPTVHSKLRREIDHYFKVHRIKVDQVAEIQDTSLQTLLGAEGVGLIPVADAVAKKLTKDGKLIVLGTMKGVYEEIWLMAANRKIENTIAAQVMKEFTLT is encoded by the coding sequence ATGGCGGTCAAGACAACAACTCAAGATTTTCAATGGCTTAACTATCACCACCTGCATTATTTCTTTACGATTGCGCAGGAAGGCAGCATCGCCAAAGCAGCCGAGAAATTGAAAATTGGCCAACCCACTCTTAGTACTCAATTGAAACAGCTGGAAGAGTCTTTAGGGAAGCCTCTTTTTGAAAGAAGTAAACAGCGCCTGCATTTGACAGAAGCCGGGCGCATTGCTTTTGAATACGCACAGCAAGTATTCAGCCTGGGCTCCGAAATGGTGGAAGTTCTGCAGGATCGTTTGCAGAACAATCGTGTTCATGTGCAAATCGGGGCGCTAGATAGCGTGCCAAAGGACATCACGCACAAAGTGATCATGCAGGCTTATAAAGCGGGGAACTGCAATGTCTCGGTCGTCGAAGGATCGGGTGATCAGCTGTTGCGCGAGCTTGAAAATCACCATGTGGATTTGCTTCTTTCAAATTATGCACCCTCCACCGATTTTCAATCAGTGTATGCGAAGTCTATAGCAAAATTGCCGGTCGTAGTTTGTGCTTCGGAAAAATTTAAACATCTTAAAAAAAACTTTCCACAAAGTTTAGAAGGCCAACCCTTTGTGATCCCGACAGTTCACAGTAAATTGCGTCGCGAAATCGATCACTATTTTAAGGTTCACAGAATCAAAGTTGATCAGGTCGCTGAAATTCAGGACACGAGTTTGCAAACCTTGTTGGGAGCCGAGGGGGTAGGATTGATTCCCGTGGCCGATGCGGTGGCAAAGAAACTTACCAAAGATGGCAAATTGATTGTTCTGGGAACGATGAAAGGTGTCTACGAGGAAATCTGGTTAATGGCTGCAAATCGCAAGATCGAAAATACAATTGCTGCCCAGGTAATGAAAGAATTTACTCTGACTTGA